The nucleotide window GCGGCCTGCTGTTCATGGCCGTGGAAACGGGCGATGGCGTTCACCACCAGCACCGTCAGCAACCCTTCGCTGATGGCGATAGGCACCTGGGTCAGGGCGAAGATGCCGGCGAACCTGGCCAGCGAAGCGGCCATGCCGCCCACCGGATCGGGAAACGCCCAGGCCAGTTGCAGCGAGGTGGTGGCGTACGTGGCCAGGTCGCCCAGGCACGCCGCGGCGAACACGGCGGCGGAACGCGACATGCCCAGCGCGGCGGCGGCGCGGAACACGCCGTAAGCCACGAACGGGCCGACGACGGCCATCGAGAAGATGTTGGCGCCCAGCGTCGTCACGCCGCCATGGGCCAGCAGCAGGGCCTGGAACAGGAGCACCACGAAGCCGACCGGCACCATCGCGGCGGGGCCGAACAGCAATGCGCCGAGCCCCACGCCGGTGGGATGCGAACAGCTGCCCGTGACGGATGGCAGCTTCAGTGCCGAGAGCAGGAACGCGAATGCCGCGGCGACGCCGAACAGCATGCGCCGTTCGGGATGCTGGCGCAGGTCGCGCGCCATCGCGCGCAGGCCCGCGGCCAGGAAACAGGCGGAGACGGCCGACCAGCCCAGCGCGTGCGCGGGCGGCAGGAAACCTTCCATGATATGCATTCGAATCCTCCCGTCGAATGGTCCATAAGAGCACCGGCGGGAGGATGAAAAGACGGTCGAGGCGGGGCCGGGACGGCAGGCCGCTTCGACAGCGGCTTCCCGTCACCCCGGGGAATGGTGCTGACTTGCTTGGGCCGGTATTCTGGCTCGCCGTCATTCTTCATCCGCGCCTTCCCGCGAGCGATCGCAGTGGCTAACAGGCGGAATCCGTCAGGCTTACAGCAGCGGGGGCTGCACCGGAATGGCCGCGCGTGGCGGCTTCACCGGTTTCCCGTTTAACGCTTTCCCCGGAACGGGAAGAGCGCACCCAAGCGCGCATGGTAACCGAAATGCAATGCCGTGGCATAGCAATTTTGCTGCGTCGCCATGCCGGCCCGGTGATTGGCCGGGGGCGCCATGGCGTCAGATCGAAGTCGGCAGCCTGGCCACTTCGCGCTCGCCGACGATGGTGAAATCATCCAGCGCGATGGTGGCTTGCCAGAGTGCGGTACCGCGCTGGAACAGGACGGTGACGCGCCGCTCGGCGGTCACGCGATGGGACAATACCCGCGTGATGTCCTTCAGTACGACGGTCATGCCGGTACCGTCGGGCCTGGCCAGTCCGAAGTTCAACACCGGCCTTCTACCGTCCGGAACCGCATCGGCTGGCCGGGGCGTGGTGTATTCGATGTAGAGCGCCAGCGCGGGCGAGCCAGCGCGGTGCTCGCTTTCCTGCAACTGCCGCAGGACCGTCACCGTGTTCCCGTGCTCCTTGAACAGCCAGTGCGATGGCTGGCCGGCACCGTGGATGAACAGCACATTGCGTGTTCCGTCGCTGCGCTCGTACGAGTAATCGCGCTCCCGGTCCATCACGACGAGCCGGACCATGTCGATATCGGCGCCATGGACCTTTTCCACTGCCGCGAAACCGAGGACGACGCGCTTGCCGGCTTCCGCGGTTTTTTCCTCGGCCTTGACCATCCCCGGCCCCTTCACCGGGCCGCGCGCCAGCGACAGGTAGCCCAGCACCGCAGCGCCTGCGAGCATGCCCAGCAGAGCGAGCAGGAGCAGCAGGCTGACCAGGCGGTTGATGATGACGAAGCAGCGATCGGTTCTGGAGGCGGGGACGGTCATGGCGGGCACGCGGGCTGGTGGAAAACCAGCCGAAGCATAGCGAACATGACCGGATTCACACAAGCGTCAAGCGGAAGCCGCCGGAATCTATTTGGAAATGCGCAGGATCGCCGAGGCCAGCTTCGAGAAGCACGGCGTCAGGTCGGCATCCGTGGCCGCATAGCAGTACATGCCGACCGGCTTGCTGGCGTCGTAGCAGCGCGATGGGCCGTCGGCCACGTTGGCCATGCATTTCAGGATGGATTCGCCGGTTTCGTTGTCGGCGTTCTTTTCCTTCAGCGAGGAGCCCATGCCCAGCGTGAAGACGAAGATGCCGTCCTTGCGCGCCCTGGCGGCCATGGCTTCGGCAAGGTTGCGCGCGGCGCGGCTGACGTTCTGCTTGTACATCGACTCGGAGCCGATATCCTCGGTCACCGGGCGCGGCAGCGTCGCCGTCGGCGTGGACACGATCGGGAACTCGGTTGCCGCGGGATCGACCGCGTTATAGAACTTCGGCAGCTTCTTCATCGTCTTCCACGCTTCGCTTTCCACCTTGCAGGCGGTGCTGACGAACTCGTACTCGGTGTCCAGCCTGAGCAGGCCCTGCCCGACCGCATCGAGCGCGCCGGGCCTGGCGCATGCGCCGAACGGCAGATTGACACCGAACGACGTGGGCGCGCCGTCGGAGAAGAAGACGATCACGCGCAGGCTGGAGCGGCTCAGGGTCGGGATCGCGTTGAGCTCGTCGCGCGCCCGCCGCATCCCTTCGAACGACGAGGTGCCGCCCGAGAATGCGTAGCCCGAAATCGACGACAGCATCGCATCGCGCTTGAAACCCCGGCCGGAGGTGGCGATCGGCTGGTCCACTTCCACGCCCGACGCGAAGTGCAGCAGCGCGACCCGGTCCTGCGTGACATTGAATTTGTTCAGGAAGCTTTTGGCCGACGTCCTGACCGTCGCGGCCGAAGGCTGCAGCGATCCCGAGGTATCGACCACGAACGCCATGTCCAGGTCCTTGCGCACCGTCTGCGCGGCGGCGGTCGGCATCAGCGACGTGGTGTCCAGCGTCTGCATCAGCGACACGGCCATCGGCGCCTGGGCCTTCACGTCGATGGTGACCGTGCCGGCATTGAACGTCACCGTGGTGCCCAGCAGGGCCGGTTTCGACATCAGGTAGCTGGCGGGCATGTTCGCCGCGAAGAACTGCCTTGCCGCGGCCTGCGCGCTGGCCGTCTGTTCCGTCTGGTTATTCCCGGACGTCACGGCGCGCGCCGCGGCCAGCGCCGCCGAGTCCACCGCGGCGTTGAGCCTTGCCTTGACGAGGTAAGCCATGCCGGCGTCGACCACGAGGCCCGTCACGGCAAGCAGCACGAGCATCGACAGCGCGACCATGATGGCAACGGCGCCGCGTTGCCGGTTGAGGAATGGAGTCATCAGAAGATCGTCATCGAGTACAGGTCCGGCCCGAAGGCGGACACGTTGAATTTGTCGGCCACCAGCATGTCGAAGTCGTAGAACGTCTCCACCACGTGCACGACCTCGCCATCGGCCAGCTTGCCGCTCATGATCGTGGTGGCCGGGCGGGTCTTGCTGCTGATGCTGGTGCACGCGGCCGCGTTCCACGCGGTGCAGCCATACACCTTGCTGGCCGGTTCGTACTTGCTGAAGCGGTAGCCCAGCCCGCGCGCCGCGTCGTCCCAGCGGTACTGGTCGAGCACCACGCTGCGCGATACGCCGCCGCTGGTCACGCCCATCACCCGGGTGATGTAGACCATGCCGCGCTTGTTGACGTCCAGCGGCGGGGCACTGGCCATCAGCATGTAGATGATGTCCTGGCTGCCCGTTTCCAGCGGCGTGTTGCCGCGGGCGACCATGTTGGCGCCCTCCCGGCCGATATTGACCATGATGATGTTGGCCTGCAGCGCACGGCCGGCGTCGATCATGCCGAACAACAGCATCAGCAGGATCGGCAGGATCAGGGCGAATTCGACGGCGGCGATGCCGCGCTGGCGGGTGGCGTACCGCATGGGCCGGGTCATTGGAAGAACTCGTTGCGCATGGTCGCCGCCACGGCGAACTTGTATTTGCCGTCGGTGAAGGCGCGGGAAACGAACGGCGTCGTCACGGTCCACGAACAATCGATCTTCAGCACGATGACGCTGCCGGCGCCGCCGAACATCGCATTGCCGTAGGCGGCCGGCTTGTACGACGTGCCATTGACGGAGATGGCGGGCGCCAGCCTGTCGTACATGCCGAAGGAGCTGTCGCGGATCTTCTGGATCACCGCCGCGTGGCGCTGCTGGCTGGCCTTGTTCGGGTCGAGGTCGGCCTGCCCCGTGATCGCATAGCGTGCGCCCTCGCGTACCGCGTACTGCATCGTCAGCGTGACGAAAAACATCATGCCGAACTCGACCAATGCCAGCAAGACAAGAAGAAAGACCGGCATGACGATCGCCATTTCAACGACTGTGGCGCCAGATTGACGACTTTTGATGGACATGAGGGATTTTGGCGGATCGGAAGCGTTGAATGCAGTAAGCTTGCGATTCTACAATGCAAGTTTACTTTCGATATGGATCGAAAGTAATCAGCAACGCCGCTGTCGGGCCAGAACAACAAAGAGTGAATTAAAAGCATGTACGACCAGACATTGCAGGACCAGGCCTTGCAGGGACAGGCATCGCAGGAACCGCGCCGGAGCGCCGCCGCCCCCGATGCCGAAGCATGGATGGTGTTCGGCATGCGCGTGCTGCTGGCCATCTCCGCACTGCTGACGCTGTATATCGGGCAGGCCGACCTGATCGTGACGGGCCGCTGGACCTGGCTGTTCTTCCTGGCCTACGTGGTGCACAGCGCGATCCTGCTGGGCGTGGCGCGGGTACGGGCCGGCTTCTGGCACGGCCCGATGATCTACTGGGTCGACATCGGCTGGTACGGCCTGATGGTGTATGCCACGGGCGGCGCGCCCAGCCCGTTCTTCTCGTTCTTCTTCTTCGCCATCCTGGCCGCCTCGTTCCGGCGCGGCTTCGACGACGGCGCCCGCCTGACGCTGGGCGCCGCCTTCATGGTGACGGTCGCGGTGGTGGCCGCGCAGGGGCTGGCATCGATCCAGCTGTTGCTGCTGCGCGCCACCTTCGTGCTGGCGCTGGGCTACATGATCGCCTATTGGGGCGGCCTGGCCGTCGACCAGCGGCGCCGCCTGTCGCTGCTGCGCGACGTGAGCCGCCTGTCGAATCCCCGCTTCGGCGTGCAGCACACGCTCGATTCGCTGATGGAGAAGATCCTGCGCTTCTACGGCGGCACCACCTGCGTGCTGCTGATGCAGGACGCCACGGGCCGCTGGACGCTGAACACGGTGCACCACCCCAGCGCCGGGCGCGCGGTCAGCCGCAGCACGATGCGAGAAGATGCCGTGCAGCCGCTGCTGGCACTGGGCGACGCCGCCACGGTGCTGTTCCGCGCCGCGCCGGCCCGCGCCGGACAGCTGGCGGCCGGCGAGCGCTGGAGCGACCTGGCGCCGGATGCCTGTGCCGGCATCGCCGACCTGCTCGATACGGCGTTCTTCATCAGTGCCGCGCTGCCCCTGCGCAAGGGCTCCGGGCGCATCTTCGTCACGGCCCCGCACGCGCTGCGCCGCGCCGATGCGACCTTCCTGAACCATATCCTGCAGCAGGCCTTTCCCGTCATCGAAACCATCGACCTGCTGGACCGGCTGGCATCGGAAGCCGCGTTTCGCGAGCGCCAGACCATCGCGCGCGACTTGCACGACAGCACGATCCAGCCGTACATCGGCCTGCGCAACGCGGTCTCCGCGATCCGCAACGGTGCCGGCGACGACAACGCCGTCACCCCGGAACTCGACCATCTGCTGGCGATGTGCACCGAGGTGATCGGCGACATGCGGCAGTTCGCGCACCGCTTCCGCAACGGCCGGCAGGAAGAGCCGGAGCTGCTGATCGCGCTGCGGCGGCACCTGGCCAAGGTGCGCTCGTTCTTCGACGTGGACGTGACACTGGATGCGCAGCACGCGCCGCTGATCAGCGACCGCATGGCCGCCGAGGTGTTCCAGGTCGTCAGCGAAGGCATCAGCAATATCTGCAAGCACACCCGCGCGCGCACCGCCCATGTGCACATGGCGGCCGAAGACGGCCACCTGGCGATCGATATCGCCAATCCGGCCGATGGCGCCACGCCATGCCAGCCGTTCCTGCCGGTGTCGCTGGCGGAACGGGTCTACGCGCTGGGCGGCCGCCTTGCCGTGGAGCCGGGCGCGGGCCACACCGTGATCCGCGTGCGCATGCCGCTGTGACATCCGAACCAACAAGAAAACGGGGGGAATCATGACGATCCGCATCATGCTGGTCGATGACCACAAGACCATGCTGTGGGGCCTGGAGCGCCTGATCCAGGCCGAGGCACCGGCGTTCACGCTGGTGGCCAGCGCCAGCGACGCGGCCGAAGCGGTCGCGCTGTGCGCGCTGCACGCGCCCGACATCGTGCTGCTCGACCTGGACCTGAAGGGCAGCAGTTCGCTCGACATCCTGCCCGCGCTGGTGGCCAATGGCGCGACCCGCGTGGTGATCCTGTCCGCCAACCGCGACCACGCCACGCTGGCCAGTGCCGTCAAGCTGGGCGCGCGCGGCGTGGTCAGCAAGGAGTCGCCCACCGAGGATGTGCTGGCCGCGGTGCGCAAGGTGCATGGCGGCGAGCTGTGGCTCGACCAGCCGCTGATGCAGGCGCTGCTCGGCCAGCTGGTGGCGCCGGCACCGGCCGCCAATCCCGAAGCGCAGCGCATCGCCTCGCTGACCTCGCGCGAACGCGAGGTGATCGGCATGATCGTGCAGGGCAACGGCGCGCTGAACAAGGAGCTGGCCGAGCGCGCCTTCATCTCCGAGCGCACGCTGCGTAATCACCTGACGGCCATCTACGGCAAGCTGAACGTGGCCAACCGCCTCGAGCTGTACATGTACGCCACCCGCCACGGGCTGGGCTGAGGGCGCGCAGCGGCACGGGGCGTAGGACATATGTCCCATGCCGGGGCGTCGCAAGGTCCCATGCAAAAGGGGAGCTTTGACGGATGTGCGGCGGGAAGTGGCCCGGTACGATGCTGTTCATGCGCTGCGCCTGATTCGAGCGGCGCGACGGCAACCGAACTGGAGCGAACGTGCACGACAAGGAAGAATTCCCGGAACAGCACTACGAACGTACCGAGGATTCCACCATGCCCTACGTGGTGCTTTCGGTTCTCGTTGCGGTCGTCGGTCTGATCGCGGTCTTGGCCGCCTGGACTGGCGCATAGGCACCGACCAACACTTCATTAAAGGACACACCATGCAATTCATCAAGAACTTCATCCAGGAAGAAGACGGCGTCACCGCCATCGAGTACGCACTGATCGCCGCTGTCGTGGCCGGCATCATCGCCGCCGCTTTCGGCACCCTGAAGGGCGGCATCGACGGCGTGTTCTCGACGATCGCCGCAAAGCTGCAGGCCGCCACCGCCTGATTCCGGTGTGCCCGTAAAAAATCCGGAACGGGTCGCCCGTTCCGGATTTTTATTTGTACCGCGCTGTTTCCAGACAATCAGACCGACAATGCTCCCATCCTGGCTCCCGCTCCTGCTGCTGCTCGCCCTGCTCGCCCTCGCCGTCTGGCACGACGTGCGCGCGCGCCGCATTCCGAACGCCCTCGTATTCCCGGGCGCGCTGCTGGGACTGGCGCTGCATGCGCTGCTGCCCGCCGGAGCCGGCCTGTTCAGCACGCCGATGGGCGGCCTGGGCATCGCCTCCGCGCTGGGCGGGCTCGCCATCGGCCTGGCCATCCTGCTGCCGAAGTACGCGTTCGGCCTGATGGGCGCGGGTGACGCGAAGATGCTGGCGATGGTCGGCGCCTTCATGGGTGCCGGCGACATCGCGGCGGTGGGCATCGCCACGCTGCTGGCCGGCGGCGTG belongs to Pseudoduganella albidiflava and includes:
- a CDS encoding energy-coupling factor ABC transporter permease, coding for MHIMEGFLPPAHALGWSAVSACFLAAGLRAMARDLRQHPERRMLFGVAAAFAFLLSALKLPSVTGSCSHPTGVGLGALLFGPAAMVPVGFVVLLFQALLLAHGGVTTLGANIFSMAVVGPFVAYGVFRAAAALGMSRSAAVFAAACLGDLATYATTSLQLAWAFPDPVGGMAASLARFAGIFALTQVPIAISEGLLTVLVVNAIARFHGHEQQAAPVFAHRGRERT
- a CDS encoding sensor histidine kinase, whose amino-acid sequence is MYDQTLQDQALQGQASQEPRRSAAAPDAEAWMVFGMRVLLAISALLTLYIGQADLIVTGRWTWLFFLAYVVHSAILLGVARVRAGFWHGPMIYWVDIGWYGLMVYATGGAPSPFFSFFFFAILAASFRRGFDDGARLTLGAAFMVTVAVVAAQGLASIQLLLLRATFVLALGYMIAYWGGLAVDQRRRLSLLRDVSRLSNPRFGVQHTLDSLMEKILRFYGGTTCVLLMQDATGRWTLNTVHHPSAGRAVSRSTMREDAVQPLLALGDAATVLFRAAPARAGQLAAGERWSDLAPDACAGIADLLDTAFFISAALPLRKGSGRIFVTAPHALRRADATFLNHILQQAFPVIETIDLLDRLASEAAFRERQTIARDLHDSTIQPYIGLRNAVSAIRNGAGDDNAVTPELDHLLAMCTEVIGDMRQFAHRFRNGRQEEPELLIALRRHLAKVRSFFDVDVTLDAQHAPLISDRMAAEVFQVVSEGISNICKHTRARTAHVHMAAEDGHLAIDIANPADGATPCQPFLPVSLAERVYALGGRLAVEPGAGHTVIRVRMPL
- a CDS encoding VWA domain-containing protein; translated protein: MTPFLNRQRGAVAIMVALSMLVLLAVTGLVVDAGMAYLVKARLNAAVDSAALAAARAVTSGNNQTEQTASAQAAARQFFAANMPASYLMSKPALLGTTVTFNAGTVTIDVKAQAPMAVSLMQTLDTTSLMPTAAAQTVRKDLDMAFVVDTSGSLQPSAATVRTSAKSFLNKFNVTQDRVALLHFASGVEVDQPIATSGRGFKRDAMLSSISGYAFSGGTSSFEGMRRARDELNAIPTLSRSSLRVIVFFSDGAPTSFGVNLPFGACARPGALDAVGQGLLRLDTEYEFVSTACKVESEAWKTMKKLPKFYNAVDPAATEFPIVSTPTATLPRPVTEDIGSESMYKQNVSRAARNLAEAMAARARKDGIFVFTLGMGSSLKEKNADNETGESILKCMANVADGPSRCYDASKPVGMYCYAATDADLTPCFSKLASAILRISK
- a CDS encoding TadE/TadG family type IV pilus assembly protein, which produces MRYATRQRGIAAVEFALILPILLMLLFGMIDAGRALQANIIMVNIGREGANMVARGNTPLETGSQDIIYMLMASAPPLDVNKRGMVYITRVMGVTSGGVSRSVVLDQYRWDDAARGLGYRFSKYEPASKVYGCTAWNAAACTSISSKTRPATTIMSGKLADGEVVHVVETFYDFDMLVADKFNVSAFGPDLYSMTIF
- a CDS encoding response regulator, with protein sequence MTIRIMLVDDHKTMLWGLERLIQAEAPAFTLVASASDAAEAVALCALHAPDIVLLDLDLKGSSSLDILPALVANGATRVVILSANRDHATLASAVKLGARGVVSKESPTEDVLAAVRKVHGGELWLDQPLMQALLGQLVAPAPAANPEAQRIASLTSREREVIGMIVQGNGALNKELAERAFISERTLRNHLTAIYGKLNVANRLELYMYATRHGLG
- a CDS encoding Flp family type IVb pilin, whose translation is MQFIKNFIQEEDGVTAIEYALIAAVVAGIIAAAFGTLKGGIDGVFSTIAAKLQAATA
- a CDS encoding A24 family peptidase; this translates as MLPSWLPLLLLLALLALAVWHDVRARRIPNALVFPGALLGLALHALLPAGAGLFSTPMGGLGIASALGGLAIGLAILLPKYAFGLMGAGDAKMLAMVGAFMGAGDIAAVGIATLLAGGVLALAVAARQGILRRVLDSTYQTVLQAGLSRMKDGLDLPAPSGRLPYAVAIASGTVACLAWLRLHGELPL
- a CDS encoding TadE/TadG family type IV pilus assembly protein translates to MPVFLLVLLALVEFGMMFFVTLTMQYAVREGARYAITGQADLDPNKASQQRHAAVIQKIRDSSFGMYDRLAPAISVNGTSYKPAAYGNAMFGGAGSVIVLKIDCSWTVTTPFVSRAFTDGKYKFAVAATMRNEFFQ